A region of Nocardioides alkalitolerans DNA encodes the following proteins:
- a CDS encoding SAV_6107 family HEPN domain-containing protein, with product MTQHGDPRRSAVPGARPDGLVLPAATHAYLTRSATSLREALLAPDATTRYACAHVAALRAAAALLAARTVPAPGARRRSRNAWVLLREAVPELSDWAAFFASGAGTYAAAQAGSTRATTQDEADELVGEADRFLAVVEAELGLIPHSWSEIVEGVSTPEGGTGVA from the coding sequence ATGACGCAGCACGGCGACCCGCGACGCAGCGCGGTTCCCGGCGCCCGCCCCGACGGGCTGGTCCTGCCGGCGGCCACCCACGCCTACCTGACGCGGTCGGCGACCTCGCTCCGCGAGGCGTTGCTCGCGCCCGACGCGACGACGCGCTACGCGTGTGCCCACGTCGCCGCCCTGCGTGCCGCCGCAGCGCTGCTGGCGGCGCGGACGGTCCCCGCGCCCGGCGCCCGCCGGCGGTCGCGCAACGCGTGGGTCCTGCTGCGCGAGGCGGTGCCGGAGCTGTCCGACTGGGCGGCCTTCTTCGCGTCGGGCGCCGGCACCTACGCGGCTGCGCAGGCCGGTTCCACGCGCGCGACGACGCAGGACGAGGCCGACGAGCTGGTCGGCGAGGCCGACCGGTTCCTCGCGGTCGTCGAGGCCGAGCTCGGTCTGATCCCGCACTCGTGGTCGGAGATCGTCGAGGGCGTCTCCACCCCCGAGGGCGGCACGGGCGTCGCCTGA
- the pknB gene encoding Stk1 family PASTA domain-containing Ser/Thr kinase — protein sequence MLPDEPPASRGPGGPAGVGPDLAGRVLDGRYRIAELVARGGMASVYVATDLRLDRTVAVKVMHPSLGDPVTGNESFAQRFVREARAAARLSHPNVVAVHDQGSDAGLTFLVMEYVPGSTLRDVIRDRAPLSPARALALLEPVVAAVTAAHRAGIVHRDVKPENVLIADDGRVKVADFGLARAVDADSHHTTTGGVLIGTVSYLAPELVVDGTADARADVYALGVVLHELLTGQKPHQGETPIQIAYKHVHADVPPPSRLVPGLPRYVDALVARATARDRSQRPADAGVLLHHVRRVQQALNEGVTRDDDLVADLLPRPTTPDDTDTSPEPFDAADLASLRGDGFAEAELYPALAQASSPVPDDGATAVRRRPPGALPPPATPPATPPSDLTSRLFLGPEGDDAGDEDDAADDADAALAARRASRRRARLLGSVVIVLALVGGLAFYFLSWRYVPAPRLLDLTQAEATERAEADGFDVEVGPAGYSETVAAGLVMATDPEGGEEIVRGGTITLTVSRGPERYAVPSLRGRTADEAREALESTNLAYAEAEPQYDEEVPEGAVIATDPAQGTVVRPDETVTVVLSLGRRPIPVEDFTGRSREEAEAALTTGDPEIQGDELQVSVTEEFSDTVPAGTVISQDPTSGTLNLGDTVTLVVSKGPELVTIPDGLVGGRIEDVRGQLEGLGLVVDEQGLIGSDGPRIGYVTGVSPGSGEQVRRGTTVTLTVL from the coding sequence GTGCTGCCCGACGAGCCACCCGCCTCCCGGGGTCCCGGCGGCCCCGCAGGGGTCGGTCCGGACCTCGCGGGGCGCGTGCTCGACGGTCGGTACCGCATCGCCGAGCTGGTGGCCCGGGGCGGCATGGCGAGCGTGTACGTCGCGACCGACCTCCGGCTCGACCGCACGGTCGCCGTCAAGGTCATGCACCCCTCGCTCGGCGACCCCGTCACGGGCAACGAGAGCTTCGCGCAGCGCTTCGTGCGGGAGGCGCGCGCCGCGGCACGCCTGTCCCACCCCAACGTGGTGGCGGTCCACGACCAGGGCAGCGACGCCGGCCTGACGTTCCTCGTCATGGAGTACGTGCCCGGCAGCACGCTGCGCGACGTCATCCGCGACCGCGCGCCGCTCAGCCCCGCCCGGGCGCTCGCGCTGCTGGAGCCCGTCGTCGCGGCCGTCACCGCCGCGCACCGTGCCGGGATCGTGCACCGCGACGTCAAGCCCGAGAACGTGCTCATCGCCGACGACGGACGCGTCAAGGTCGCCGACTTCGGCCTCGCCCGGGCGGTCGACGCGGACTCCCACCACACGACCACCGGCGGCGTCCTCATCGGCACGGTGTCCTACCTGGCGCCCGAGCTGGTCGTGGACGGCACGGCGGACGCCCGTGCCGACGTCTACGCCCTGGGCGTGGTGCTGCACGAGCTGTTGACCGGGCAGAAGCCGCACCAGGGCGAGACGCCGATCCAGATCGCCTACAAGCACGTGCACGCCGACGTCCCCCCGCCGTCCCGGCTGGTGCCCGGGCTGCCGCGGTACGTCGACGCCCTCGTCGCGCGGGCCACCGCCCGCGACCGCTCGCAGCGGCCCGCGGACGCCGGTGTGCTGCTCCACCACGTCCGCCGGGTGCAGCAGGCGCTCAACGAGGGCGTCACCCGCGACGACGACCTCGTCGCCGACCTGCTCCCCCGGCCCACCACGCCCGACGACACCGACACGTCGCCGGAGCCCTTCGACGCCGCCGACCTGGCGTCGCTGCGCGGCGACGGCTTCGCCGAGGCCGAGCTGTACCCCGCGCTCGCCCAGGCCTCCTCCCCCGTGCCCGACGACGGTGCCACCGCGGTGCGCCGCCGCCCACCGGGTGCGCTCCCCCCGCCGGCGACCCCGCCGGCGACCCCGCCGAGCGACCTGACCAGCCGCCTCTTCCTGGGACCGGAGGGGGACGACGCCGGTGACGAGGACGACGCCGCGGACGACGCGGACGCCGCCCTCGCCGCGCGCCGCGCCTCGCGTCGCCGTGCCCGGCTGCTGGGGTCCGTGGTCATCGTGCTCGCCCTCGTCGGCGGCCTGGCCTTCTACTTCCTGTCGTGGCGCTACGTGCCCGCACCCCGCCTGCTCGACCTCACCCAGGCCGAGGCGACCGAGCGGGCGGAGGCCGACGGCTTCGACGTCGAGGTGGGCCCGGCCGGGTACTCCGAGACGGTCGCCGCCGGCCTCGTCATGGCGACCGACCCCGAGGGCGGCGAGGAGATCGTCCGCGGCGGCACGATCACGCTCACCGTCTCCCGCGGACCGGAGCGGTACGCCGTGCCCTCGCTCCGCGGTCGCACCGCCGACGAGGCCCGCGAGGCGCTGGAGAGCACGAACCTCGCGTACGCCGAGGCCGAGCCCCAGTACGACGAGGAGGTGCCCGAGGGCGCGGTGATCGCGACCGATCCCGCCCAGGGCACCGTGGTGCGGCCGGACGAGACCGTGACGGTGGTGCTCAGCCTCGGACGCCGCCCCATCCCGGTCGAGGACTTCACGGGCCGCTCCCGCGAGGAGGCCGAGGCCGCGCTCACCACCGGCGACCCGGAGATCCAGGGCGACGAGCTGCAGGTCAGCGTGACGGAGGAGTTCTCCGACACCGTGCCCGCGGGCACGGTGATCAGCCAGGACCCGACGAGCGGCACCCTCAACCTGGGCGACACCGTGACGCTCGTCGTGTCGAAGGGACCCGAGCTCGTCACCATCCCCGACGGGCTCGTCGGCGGCCGCATCGAGGACGTCCGCGGGCAGCTCGAGGGCCTCGGCCTCGTCGTCGACGAGCAGGGCCTCATCGGCAGCGACGGACCCCGGATCGGCTACGTCACCGGCGTCAGCCCGGGCAGCGGCGAGCAGGTGCGCCGCGGCACCACGGTGACGCTGACCGTGCTCTGA
- a CDS encoding endonuclease — protein MQHVLGKRRRPTTLVLSLSLALGLGATQAAPSATADTPPTSAGATAVSGSTSVSGSTAVSGSTSAGAPAGYYDDAAGLSGPALESALHDIISTDVDALSYAQVWNALKVTDEDPSDSSRVLTLYSGLSLPKSDNGGGVDQWNREHVWAKSHGDFGTATGPGTDLHHLRPEDVTVNSDRGNLDFDEGGTENDEAPGNYADGDSWEPRDEVKGDVARMIFYMSVRYEGGDGFADLEVNDRVGNGSAPNMGRVSVLLQWNAEDPPDAFEERRNDLIQSQFQGNRNPFIDNPAWADEIWG, from the coding sequence ATGCAGCACGTTCTCGGGAAGCGTCGTCGTCCGACGACGCTCGTGCTCTCCCTTTCCCTCGCCCTCGGGCTCGGCGCGACACAGGCGGCGCCGTCGGCGACCGCCGACACGCCGCCGACGTCCGCGGGCGCCACCGCCGTCAGCGGCTCGACCTCTGTCAGTGGCTCGACCGCCGTCAGCGGCTCGACGAGCGCCGGCGCACCCGCCGGCTACTACGACGACGCCGCCGGGCTCAGCGGTCCGGCCCTCGAGTCGGCCCTGCACGACATCATCTCGACCGACGTCGACGCGCTCTCCTACGCGCAGGTCTGGAACGCGCTCAAGGTCACGGACGAGGACCCGTCCGACTCCTCGCGCGTGCTCACGCTCTACAGCGGGCTGTCGCTGCCGAAGAGCGACAACGGCGGCGGCGTCGACCAGTGGAACCGGGAGCACGTCTGGGCGAAGTCCCACGGCGACTTCGGCACGGCGACCGGCCCCGGCACCGACCTGCACCACCTGCGCCCGGAGGACGTCACGGTCAACTCCGACCGCGGCAACCTCGACTTCGACGAGGGCGGCACGGAGAACGACGAGGCGCCGGGCAACTACGCCGACGGCGACTCGTGGGAGCCGCGCGACGAGGTCAAGGGCGACGTGGCGCGCATGATCTTCTACATGTCGGTGCGCTACGAGGGTGGCGACGGCTTCGCCGACCTCGAGGTGAACGACCGGGTCGGCAACGGTTCGGCGCCGAACATGGGTCGGGTCTCGGTGCTGCTGCAGTGGAACGCCGAGGACCCGCCGGACGCGTTCGAGGAGAGGCGCAACGACCTCATCCAGTCCCAGTTCCAGGGCAACCGCAACCCGTTCATCGACAACCCGGCCTGGGCCGACGAGATCTGGGGCTGA
- a CDS encoding FAD-dependent oxidoreductase, producing MAEVVVVGGGYGGLASAARLAKQGHAVTLVEAGARLGGALERVRRDDFAWDAGPSSTLLPAVVRDLFRKTGRPLERELTLEHRDLVREHRFADGSSLRLPGSSREAQQAAVDDLSPGLGAHWLAHVAAYAETWEVLRREHLERPWLPALADRATRAVLFPRESLARRTRRSFRDRRLRQVATWAAVAEGHDPRQVPAWVGVTAYLEQRFGVWTVAPADGGMAALADALERRLATRRVDVVRDTRVLDLEVRAGRVAGVRTAAGTIDADMVVCAIDPRRLPTLAPHVARTLPALPAPVAHLGLEADGLPDLPEETVVHGKDVAFSITTGGTAPDGARAWTVRGRGRLHEDVVEALARLGGDLDLRRRIVRRVDRTPREQVETWGGTPWGVQWQGRGTVTARIGPTTPVPGVYAAGAHAAPGAGLPFVGLSAALVAQAVGPAERSRG from the coding sequence ATGGCGGAGGTCGTGGTCGTCGGCGGTGGCTACGGGGGGCTGGCGAGCGCCGCGCGGCTCGCCAAGCAGGGCCACGCGGTCACCCTCGTCGAGGCCGGCGCACGGCTCGGCGGCGCTCTCGAGCGCGTCAGGCGGGACGACTTCGCCTGGGACGCCGGCCCGAGCAGCACCCTGCTGCCGGCGGTCGTGCGCGACCTGTTCCGCAAGACCGGGCGGCCCCTGGAGCGGGAGCTGACGCTGGAGCACCGTGACCTGGTGCGGGAGCACCGCTTCGCCGACGGCTCGTCGCTGCGGCTCCCCGGCAGCTCGCGCGAGGCCCAGCAGGCCGCGGTCGACGACCTGTCCCCCGGGCTCGGCGCCCACTGGCTGGCCCACGTCGCGGCGTACGCGGAGACCTGGGAGGTGCTCCGGCGCGAGCACCTCGAGCGCCCCTGGCTGCCCGCCCTCGCCGATCGCGCCACCCGCGCCGTGCTGTTCCCCCGCGAGTCGCTCGCCCGCCGGACCCGCCGCTCGTTCCGCGACCGCCGGCTGCGGCAGGTGGCGACCTGGGCCGCCGTGGCCGAGGGTCACGACCCCCGCCAGGTGCCGGCGTGGGTGGGGGTGACGGCCTACCTCGAGCAGCGCTTCGGGGTCTGGACCGTCGCGCCCGCCGACGGCGGGATGGCGGCCCTCGCCGACGCCCTCGAGCGGCGGCTCGCCACCCGACGGGTCGACGTCGTCCGCGACACCCGCGTCCTCGACCTGGAGGTGCGCGCCGGTCGCGTCGCCGGCGTGCGCACCGCCGCCGGGACGATCGACGCCGACATGGTCGTCTGCGCGATCGACCCGCGCCGCCTCCCGACCCTCGCTCCCCACGTCGCCCGCACCCTGCCCGCACTGCCGGCACCGGTCGCCCACCTGGGGCTCGAGGCCGACGGTCTCCCGGACCTCCCCGAGGAGACCGTGGTGCACGGCAAGGACGTGGCCTTCTCGATCACGACCGGCGGCACCGCCCCCGACGGCGCCCGCGCCTGGACCGTGCGCGGCCGTGGCCGGCTCCACGAGGACGTGGTCGAGGCCCTGGCGCGCCTGGGCGGCGACCTGGACCTGCGCCGCCGGATCGTCCGCCGCGTCGACCGCACTCCGCGCGAGCAGGTGGAGACGTGGGGCGGCACGCCGTGGGGCGTGCAGTGGCAGGGTCGCGGCACCGTGACCGCGCGCATCGGTCCGACCACGCCCGTCCCGGGGGTGTACGCCGCGGGGGCGCACGCCGCTCCGGGCGCCGGTCTCCCGTTCGTCGGGCTGTCGGCCGCCCTCGTCGCCCAGGCCGTCGGCCCGGCCGAGCGCTCCCGCGGATAG
- a CDS encoding methyltransferase domain-containing protein, with translation MSPEPLGAARPAERPGERREAARGAVVRDAIDPLLVDPQMSVVDVGGGTGGHAVRLAGLGHRVVVVDPSPDALASLHRRATEAGVGDRIEGVQGDLGDLGDVVPAGSVDLLLCHGVLEIVGDAAEALGALAGVLRPGGHLSLVVAQRYAAVLARAMAGQFVAARELLDDATAGPAGRTGRRFARAELEQLLDDAGLRTVSVHGVRVFADLVPGALLDAEPGSSQALVELERAAAQRPELQPLASQLHVVARR, from the coding sequence ATGTCGCCAGAGCCGCTCGGTGCAGCGCGTCCAGCAGAGCGTCCGGGGGAGCGTCGCGAGGCCGCTCGGGGTGCGGTGGTGCGCGACGCCATCGATCCGCTGCTCGTCGATCCCCAGATGTCGGTCGTGGACGTCGGTGGCGGCACCGGCGGTCACGCGGTCCGCCTCGCCGGGCTCGGTCACCGGGTCGTGGTGGTCGACCCGAGTCCCGACGCCCTCGCCTCGCTTCACCGCCGGGCCACCGAGGCCGGCGTGGGGGACCGGATCGAGGGTGTCCAGGGCGACCTCGGCGACCTGGGCGACGTCGTCCCCGCCGGCTCCGTCGACCTCCTCCTCTGCCACGGGGTCCTCGAGATCGTCGGCGACGCCGCGGAGGCGCTCGGTGCCCTGGCCGGGGTGCTCCGCCCGGGTGGGCACCTCAGCCTCGTCGTGGCGCAGCGGTACGCCGCGGTGCTCGCCCGCGCGATGGCCGGCCAGTTCGTCGCGGCGCGGGAGCTGCTCGACGACGCGACCGCGGGACCGGCGGGTCGCACGGGACGACGGTTCGCCCGCGCGGAGCTCGAGCAGCTGCTCGACGACGCCGGGTTGCGGACGGTCTCGGTCCACGGCGTGCGGGTGTTCGCCGACCTCGTGCCCGGCGCGCTGCTCGACGCCGAGCCGGGATCCTCGCAGGCGCTCGTGGAGCTCGAGCGCGCGGCGGCCCAGCGACCCGAGCTGCAGCCCCTGGCGAGCCAGCTGCACGTGGTCGCCCGGCGCTGA
- a CDS encoding polyprenyl synthetase family protein: MLPETLDVARFDLAGAIADALEEFLDEQAERLAPLGPDAAALLAEARVTVSGGKRLRGRFCFWGYLAVRPDPTPEEVRAVVRAAAALEVLQASALVHDDLMDASDTRRGRPATHRAFEVRHREAGWTGGAEQYGAAAAILLGDLLLSWADELLRRCGLPLASVAPALEVFDLCRSEVVSGQFLDVSVQARGRADVAEAMRVLRYKSAKYSVERPLHVGAALAGGDAAQLQALTDFGLPLGEAFQLRDDQLGVFGEPATTGKPAGDDLVEGKRTVLVALALDALPPDEAAALDAALGTPLDAAEVDRLRGLFRTSGAEAAVEDLIAGLTTTALEALAAARFPAAATAALEALAVAATRRTS, from the coding sequence GTGCTTCCCGAGACCCTCGACGTCGCCCGGTTCGACCTCGCGGGGGCGATCGCCGACGCGCTCGAGGAGTTCCTCGACGAGCAGGCCGAGCGCCTCGCCCCCCTGGGCCCCGACGCGGCCGCGCTGCTCGCGGAGGCCAGGGTCACCGTCAGCGGTGGCAAGCGGCTGCGCGGGCGGTTCTGCTTCTGGGGCTACCTGGCGGTGCGCCCCGACCCCACGCCGGAGGAGGTCCGCGCGGTCGTGCGGGCCGCTGCGGCGCTCGAGGTGCTGCAGGCGAGCGCGCTCGTGCACGACGACCTCATGGACGCCTCCGACACCCGCCGCGGCCGGCCCGCGACCCACCGCGCGTTCGAGGTGCGGCACCGGGAGGCAGGGTGGACCGGAGGGGCGGAGCAGTACGGCGCGGCCGCCGCCATCCTGCTCGGCGACCTGCTGCTCAGCTGGGCCGACGAGCTCCTGCGGCGGTGCGGGCTGCCGTTGGCGTCCGTGGCGCCCGCCCTCGAGGTGTTCGACCTCTGCCGCAGCGAGGTCGTGAGCGGCCAGTTCCTCGACGTGTCGGTGCAGGCGCGCGGCCGGGCCGACGTCGCGGAGGCGATGCGGGTGCTGCGCTACAAGTCGGCGAAGTACTCCGTCGAGCGACCGCTCCACGTCGGCGCTGCCCTGGCCGGCGGCGACGCCGCCCAGCTGCAGGCGCTGACCGACTTCGGCCTGCCGCTCGGCGAGGCCTTCCAGCTGCGCGACGACCAGCTCGGGGTCTTCGGCGAGCCCGCGACCACGGGCAAGCCCGCCGGCGACGACCTCGTGGAGGGCAAGCGGACCGTGCTCGTCGCGCTGGCCCTCGACGCCCTGCCGCCCGACGAGGCGGCCGCCCTCGATGCCGCGCTCGGCACGCCGCTCGACGCCGCCGAGGTGGACCGCCTGCGGGGGCTGTTCCGCACCAGCGGTGCCGAGGCGGCCGTCGAGGACCTCATCGCGGGGCTGACGACCACCGCGCTCGAGGCCCTCGCCGCCGCCCGCTTCCCGGCCGCCGCCACCGCGGCGCTCGAGGCGCTCGCGGTGGCGGCCACGCGCCGTACGTCGTGA
- a CDS encoding Rv2175c family DNA-binding protein, with protein MSETTGAPDLGALVGDWIDWAETARRLGVSVSRVRTLIRENQLPAAVPSPGAGQQVPALFVQDGELLKGLAGLTVMMTDHGFDHREIIEWLYTDAELPGRPVDALVENRGAEVKRRAQALN; from the coding sequence ATGAGCGAGACGACGGGAGCGCCCGACCTCGGGGCGCTGGTGGGTGACTGGATCGACTGGGCCGAGACCGCGCGCCGGCTGGGCGTGAGCGTGTCCCGCGTGCGCACGCTCATCCGCGAGAACCAGCTGCCGGCGGCCGTGCCGTCACCCGGGGCCGGGCAGCAGGTGCCGGCGCTGTTCGTCCAGGACGGGGAGCTCCTCAAGGGGCTCGCCGGCCTGACGGTGATGATGACCGACCACGGGTTCGACCACCGCGAGATCATCGAGTGGCTCTACACCGACGCCGAGCTGCCGGGTCGTCCCGTCGACGCGCTCGTGGAGAACCGCGGCGCCGAGGTCAAGCGGCGCGCCCAGGCCCTGAACTGA
- a CDS encoding DUF3040 domain-containing protein: MPLSEEELRMLEQMERALLAEDPKFASTLRGSRMAGSVRRRIILSSTGFVAGIALLMTGVVARQEIVGIVGFLVMLGAAVFGLTALRARHAVPDTPEQALQGSQGLTVIDGGRRPRRQRSPRGSGSFMERMEQRWRRRREGGY; this comes from the coding sequence GTGCCGCTCTCCGAGGAAGAGCTGCGGATGCTCGAGCAGATGGAGCGCGCCCTCCTGGCCGAGGATCCGAAGTTCGCGTCGACCCTGCGGGGCTCGCGCATGGCCGGCAGCGTCCGCCGCCGGATCATCCTGTCGTCGACCGGGTTCGTCGCCGGCATCGCGCTCCTGATGACGGGCGTCGTCGCCCGCCAGGAGATCGTCGGCATCGTCGGCTTCCTCGTCATGCTGGGGGCGGCCGTCTTCGGTCTCACGGCGCTGCGCGCGCGGCACGCCGTGCCCGACACCCCGGAGCAGGCGCTGCAGGGCAGCCAGGGCCTCACCGTCATCGACGGCGGCCGTCGCCCGCGCCGCCAGCGCTCCCCGCGCGGCTCCGGCTCCTTCATGGAGCGCATGGAGCAGCGCTGGCGCCGCCGGCGCGAGGGCGGCTACTGA
- the dinB gene encoding DNA polymerase IV, giving the protein MSDGSEDCPVLHVDMDAFYASVVLRGRPELAGLPVVVAGGGERGVILCATYPARRRGIASGTPTAQARRRCPELVVVPPDFAAFADASAAVFEAFATVTPQVEPLSQEEAFLHVGGARRTGTPRALGETVRARVVERVGITCSVGVAATRSVAKLASRRAKPDGLVVVPPAEVRAFLDPLDVGELWGVGPSTRARLERMGVTTVADARRLPLELLQATLGRAGGAQVHALLRGAEGGRLHAAFRPQERQRSIGSDRTLARDVGDLDELHGVLLGLTLGVTARARRAGLVAAVVTVRVRYPDFTTVSRARTLPEPTATTRDVHAVAVRLLDDLRDPSRAVRLVGVRLSGLRDSAGHAEQLALDDPERGWRHTDEAADRVRQRFGSGALARATLLETHPAETPPVAVPEGPQPDPASWWSW; this is encoded by the coding sequence GTGAGCGACGGCAGCGAGGACTGCCCCGTGCTGCACGTCGACATGGATGCGTTCTACGCGTCCGTGGTGCTGCGCGGACGACCGGAGCTCGCGGGACTGCCCGTGGTCGTCGCCGGCGGGGGCGAACGCGGCGTCATCCTGTGCGCCACCTACCCCGCCCGTCGACGGGGGATCGCCTCGGGGACGCCGACGGCGCAGGCCCGACGGCGCTGCCCCGAGCTCGTGGTGGTGCCCCCCGACTTCGCGGCCTTCGCCGACGCGTCGGCCGCGGTGTTCGAGGCGTTCGCGACCGTCACCCCGCAGGTGGAGCCGCTCTCGCAGGAGGAGGCCTTCCTCCACGTGGGCGGTGCCCGGCGCACGGGAACGCCTCGGGCCCTCGGCGAGACGGTGCGTGCACGGGTCGTCGAGCGGGTCGGCATCACGTGCTCCGTGGGCGTGGCCGCGACCCGCAGCGTCGCCAAGCTCGCCTCCCGGCGCGCCAAGCCGGACGGTCTCGTCGTCGTGCCGCCCGCCGAGGTGCGTGCCTTCCTCGACCCGCTCGACGTGGGGGAGCTGTGGGGGGTCGGCCCCTCCACGCGTGCCCGTCTGGAACGCATGGGCGTCACCACGGTCGCCGACGCCCGGCGGCTCCCGCTCGAGCTGCTGCAGGCCACGCTCGGCCGGGCCGGGGGCGCCCAGGTCCACGCCCTGCTGCGGGGGGCGGAGGGAGGGCGGCTCCACGCGGCCTTCCGGCCGCAGGAGCGGCAGCGCTCCATCGGCTCCGACCGCACGCTGGCCCGGGACGTGGGTGACCTCGACGAGCTCCACGGCGTCCTCCTCGGCCTGACGCTCGGCGTGACGGCCCGAGCCCGGCGGGCCGGCCTGGTGGCCGCCGTGGTCACGGTCCGGGTGCGCTACCCCGACTTCACGACCGTGTCCCGGGCGCGCACCCTGCCGGAGCCGACGGCGACGACGCGGGACGTCCACGCCGTCGCCGTGCGGCTCCTCGACGACCTGCGGGACCCGAGCCGCGCCGTACGGCTCGTCGGGGTGCGCCTCTCCGGCCTGCGGGACTCCGCGGGACACGCCGAGCAGTTGGCGCTCGACGACCCGGAGCGGGGGTGGCGCCACACCGACGAGGCGGCCGACCGGGTGCGCCAGCGGTTCGGGAGCGGCGCCCTCGCGCGCGCCACCCTGCTCGAGACCCACCCCGCCGAGACCCCTCCGGTCGCGGTCCCGGAGGGGCCGCAGCCCGACCCGGCGTCGTGGTGGTCGTGGTGA
- the metF gene encoding methylenetetrahydrofolate reductase [NAD(P)H] → MSDDLPGDRTPGASQPSEPGRPSIGELLRRGDRSFSFEFFPPKDAAGEEQLWTALHELQPYQPTFVSVTYGAGGSTRDRTIGMTGRIARETTLRAMGHLTCVGHTREELVEVLRAYAAAGVHDVLALRGDPAEGPSAPWTPTEGGLHHAVELVELARSLDGRLGTPGRFGIGVAAFPERHPGSESVEHDARVLAAKAAAGADFAVSQLFFRPDDYFALVERTRAAGADIPILPGIMPITNLASVRRMAELSGCEVPAEVMARFDGVTEPAEVRRIGVELATELCDALLAGGAPGLHFYTLNRSRATRDIFAALRIAA, encoded by the coding sequence GTGAGCGACGACCTGCCCGGCGACCGGACGCCCGGCGCCAGCCAGCCCAGCGAGCCCGGTCGGCCCAGCATCGGTGAGCTGCTGCGCCGCGGCGACCGCTCCTTCTCCTTCGAGTTCTTCCCGCCCAAGGACGCCGCCGGCGAGGAGCAGCTGTGGACGGCGCTGCACGAGCTGCAGCCCTACCAGCCGACGTTCGTCTCGGTCACGTACGGCGCGGGTGGCTCCACCCGCGACCGCACGATCGGCATGACGGGTCGGATCGCCCGCGAGACGACGCTGCGCGCCATGGGCCACCTCACGTGCGTCGGCCACACGCGGGAGGAGCTGGTCGAGGTGCTCCGGGCGTACGCCGCGGCCGGTGTCCACGACGTGCTGGCGCTGCGGGGCGACCCGGCGGAGGGCCCCTCGGCGCCCTGGACGCCCACGGAGGGCGGGCTGCACCACGCGGTGGAGCTCGTCGAGCTCGCCCGGTCGCTGGACGGCCGGCTCGGCACGCCGGGGCGGTTCGGCATCGGCGTGGCCGCGTTCCCCGAGCGGCACCCGGGCTCGGAGAGCGTGGAGCACGACGCCCGCGTGCTGGCCGCGAAGGCTGCCGCGGGTGCGGACTTCGCCGTCAGCCAGCTGTTCTTCCGGCCGGACGACTACTTCGCGCTCGTCGAGCGCACGCGGGCCGCGGGCGCCGACATCCCGATCCTCCCGGGCATCATGCCGATCACCAACCTGGCGTCGGTGCGGCGGATGGCGGAGCTGTCGGGCTGCGAGGTGCCGGCCGAGGTGATGGCCCGCTTCGACGGCGTCACGGAGCCCGCCGAGGTGCGCCGCATCGGCGTCGAGCTGGCCACCGAGCTGTGCGACGCGCTGCTCGCGGGCGGCGCGCCGGGGCTGCACTTCTACACGCTGAACCGCTCGCGGGCGACGCGCGACATCTTCGCGGCGCTGCGCATCGCGGCCTGA